A region from the Aegilops tauschii subsp. strangulata cultivar AL8/78 chromosome 5, Aet v6.0, whole genome shotgun sequence genome encodes:
- the LOC109742821 gene encoding GTP 3',8-cyclase, mitochondrial, with amino-acid sequence MQPAASHVTSTLRRRLLSASRRPPCLAPPTSPPVSRLPVSCGAVTEERGPWSSPATTSSCSPTAPPPAAAPAPRPLSAPVAGKWPHHQLHRLNVPDHQVDPMRVGLRSLTSNSAPTRVNYGHRCSNAYSTCCATKPEVQPVETPSSDMLVDSFGRFHNYLRISLTERCNLRCQYCMPAEGVELTPKAELLSHDEIIRIANLFVTSGVDKIRLTGGEPTVRKDLEDICLHLSGLKGLKTIAMTTNGIVLSKKLPRLKECGLSALNISLDTLIPAKFEFMTRRKGHSKVMESIDTAIQLGYDPVKINCVIMRGMNDDEICDFVELTRHKPINVRFIEFMPFDGNVWNVKKLVPYAEILDKVRQHFKGVERLQDHPSDTAKNFKIDGHVGTISFITSMTEHFCAGCNRLRLLADGNFKVCLFGPSEVSLREPIHSGLDDAGLKEIISAAVKRKKAKHAGMFDIAKTANRPMIHIGG; translated from the exons ATGCAGCCCGCCGCCTCCCATGTGACCTCcaccctccgccgccgcctcctctccgcCTCCCGGCGGCCTCCCTGCCTCGCCCCTCCGACCTCCCCGCCCGTCTCCCGCCTCCCCGTCTCCTGCGGAGCCGTGACGGAGGAGAGGGGCCCATGGAGCTCGCCGGCGACGACCTCGAGCTGCTCccccaccgccccgccgccggctgCTGCTCCCGCCCCCCGCCCCCTCTCCGCTCCCGTCGCCGGGAAGTGGCCGCACCACCAGCTCCACCGCCTCAACGTCCCCGACCACCAG GTTGATCCGATGAGAGTAGGACTCCGAAGTCTGACCAGCAATTCCGCTCCAACCAGAGTCAACTACGGCCATAGGTGCTCCAATGCATATTCGACTTGTTGTGCTACAAAGCCAGAAGTGCAACCAGTGGAAACACCGTCATCGGATATGCTTGTCGATTCGTTCGGGAGGTTCCACAACTACTTGAGGATCTCCTTGACCGAGCGCTGTAACCTGAGATGTCAGTACTGCATGCCTGCCGAAGGAGTCGAGCTCACACCGAAGGCAGAGCTTCTGTCACATGATGAGATAATCCGAATTGCAAATCTTTTTGTTACTTCTGGTGTGGACAAGATCAGGTTAACTGGTGGAGAACCAACCGTTAGAAAAGACCTTGAAgatatttgcttgcatctttctGGCCTAAAGGGGCTGAAAACTATTGCGATGACCACAAATGGCATCGTTCTTTCCAAGAAGCTCCCGAGACTGAAAGAATGTGGTCTTAGCGCTTTAAATATTAGCTTGGACACATTAATCCCTGCAAAGTTTGAATTCATGACGAGGCGTAAAGGGCACTCGAAGGTCATGGAATCAATAGATACTGCCATACAACTTGGATATGACCCCGTTAAG ATTAACTGTGTTATCATGCGTGGAATGAATGATGATGAAATTTGCGATTTTGTTGAATTGACTAGACACAAGCCTATTAATGTTCGATTTATTGAGTTTATGCCATTTGATGGTAATGTTTGGAATGTCAAGAAGCTGGTCCCTTATGCAGAGATACTAGATAAAGTG CGTCAACATTTCAAAGGTGTAGAGAGACTTCAAGATCACCCTTCAGACACCGCAAAGAATTTCAAGATTGATGGGCATGTTGGAACAATTTCATTTATTACATCAATGACAGAGCATTTTTGTGCTGGTTGCAATAGATTGCGATTATTGGCTGATGGCAACTTCAAAGTGTGCTTATTTGGCCCCTCGGAG GTGAGCTTGAGAGAGCCTATACATTCTGGTCTTGATGATGCTGGACTGAAGGAAATAATTAGTGCTGCG GTTAAAAGGAAAAAAGCTAAACATGCTGGGATGTTTGATATTGCGAAGACAGCAAATAGACCTATGATACATATCGGTGGCTGA